One region of Triticum aestivum cultivar Chinese Spring chromosome 6B, IWGSC CS RefSeq v2.1, whole genome shotgun sequence genomic DNA includes:
- the LOC123134439 gene encoding ubiquitin-conjugating enzyme E2 5A-like, whose protein sequence is MPESGRAMRRIRKELELLLIDPPAFCRPGPAPVTDLFHWEVVIDGPHGSPYAGGTFPVDVAYPKDYPFDPIKLTFRTKVSRPALPPEGKMALDIFRSEWRPSLTITISTALLSVVSVLHDPLLDLPVRRDAARLYKRERGLFEHKAMDWTRRYASAPVASFYPAGTETFEEAAAASGAVARRRSCGAGQWRSFAARLPCIQP, encoded by the exons ATGCCGGAGTCTGGCCGGGCGATGAGGCGGATCCGCAAGGAACTGGAGCTGCTCTTGATCgacccgccggcgttctgccggcCCGGCCCGGCGCCCGTGACGGACCTGTTCCACTGGGAGGTGGTCATCGACGGCCCCCACGGTAGCCCCTACGCCGGCGGCACGTTCCCCGTCGACGTCGCCTACCCCAAGGACTACCCATTCGACCCCATCAAGCTCACCTTCAGAACCAAGGTGAGTCGGCCGGCACTGCC TCCGGAGGGGAAGATGGCGCTGGACATCTTCCGGAGCGAGTGGAGGCCTTCTCTCACGATAACTATAAGCACGGCCCTCCTGTCCGTCGTCTCCGTCCTCCACGACCCCCTGCTCGACCTTCCCGTCCGCCGCGACGCCGCCCGGCTGTACAAGCGCGAGCGGGGTCTCTTCGAGCACAAGGCCATGGACTGGACCCGCAGGTACGCCTCGGCGCCGGTCGCCTCCTTCTATCCGGCGGGGACGGAGACgttcgaggaggcggcggcggccagcgGGGCAGTGGCACGTCGCCGTTCTTGCGGGGCAGGGCAATGGCGCTCCTTCGCGGCTCGTCTCCCATGCATCCAGCCATGA